The Roseimicrobium gellanilyticum genome includes a region encoding these proteins:
- a CDS encoding cyclic nucleotide-binding domain-containing protein: MKEYAFIHEHGQVPDSLRTVPFLESFSDEQLDDVLNSSSYIHCEPEDVIIQEGAVDSRIYILLNGVVDVRKDGKTLATIKRPGEVFGELAVVNDDRRSASVVAAKSTVCLAVDQKFLQDVKPRDEYPAFYAALYEFIARVTAGRLQATSRRLAEVEKELRELKASLGIEASPAPDATPAPAKTTHNGHGGLKKAKSASASKRPPSRKPVAKRPAAKSRRVLAKRKAGRR; this comes from the coding sequence ATGAAAGAATACGCCTTCATCCATGAACACGGACAGGTGCCGGACAGCCTGCGCACGGTCCCGTTTCTGGAGTCCTTCAGCGACGAGCAGCTCGACGACGTCCTCAATTCCAGCAGTTATATCCACTGCGAACCTGAGGATGTGATCATCCAGGAAGGGGCGGTCGATTCGCGCATTTACATCCTCCTCAACGGCGTCGTGGACGTGCGCAAGGACGGCAAGACGCTCGCGACCATCAAGCGTCCGGGCGAGGTGTTTGGTGAGCTGGCCGTGGTCAACGACGACCGCCGTTCCGCCTCGGTGGTGGCCGCCAAGTCGACCGTTTGCCTTGCGGTCGACCAGAAGTTTCTTCAGGACGTGAAGCCACGGGATGAGTACCCCGCCTTCTACGCCGCCCTGTACGAATTCATCGCCCGTGTGACCGCCGGACGCCTCCAGGCCACCTCCCGCCGCCTCGCCGAGGTGGAGAAGGAACTGCGCGAACTCAAAGCCAGCTTGGGCATCGAAGCCAGCCCTGCTCCTGACGCCACGCCCGCACCTGCCAAGACCACGCACAATGGCCACGGCGGACTGAAGAAAGCGAAGTCCGCCTCCGCAAGCAAGCGGCCCCCGTCACGCAAGCCGGTCGCCAAGCGCCCGGCAGCCAAATCACGCCGCGTGCTGGCCAAACGCAAGGCAGGCCGGCGGTAG
- a CDS encoding alginate export family protein, which produces MRRLELFIAEAFAWAAMAAGVWAEAERPVFKSLRYDEDYSFLKDPAERSGFWDGVKYLPVADEHAGFLSFGGELRERFESYENEFFRTAPDADNAYLMQRYLLHADYHVSDRFRIFGQLQSSLEDGRPGGPRATDRDTADLHQLFADVVIFTRDERSLTMRVGRQEMSYGSERLISVREGTNSRRAFDAIRLLYRQGESSVDLFFSSPVEVDPGAFDDQHIRDLWFWGAYATMPFPSLSGIKLDLYYLGVDNPRARFSQGSGREERHTLGARFFGTRGRWDFNHEALYQFGRFAEGDITAWSVATDHGYTLSHLWGRPRLGLKAAIASGDRDRASRDLQTLNPLFPRGNYFTEASLLGPQNFIDLHPCLRLQPARNWTVDLGSDFYWRESREDGIYTPGGGVIYEGNPSFSRFVGTDLSLAVTWQATRHVQVAAAYTHFFAGSFIRENGGEDVDFGMISVSVKF; this is translated from the coding sequence ATGCGCCGCCTGGAACTTTTCATTGCGGAGGCCTTTGCGTGGGCAGCGATGGCTGCCGGTGTGTGGGCGGAGGCGGAGCGCCCCGTGTTCAAGTCGTTGCGCTACGATGAAGACTATTCTTTTTTGAAGGATCCGGCCGAGCGCTCTGGCTTTTGGGATGGGGTCAAGTACCTGCCGGTGGCGGATGAGCACGCAGGCTTCCTTTCATTTGGAGGAGAGTTACGCGAGCGCTTCGAGAGTTACGAAAACGAGTTTTTTCGCACCGCTCCAGATGCGGACAATGCGTACCTGATGCAGCGTTACCTGTTGCACGCGGACTATCACGTCTCCGACAGGTTCCGCATCTTTGGACAGCTGCAGAGTTCGTTGGAGGATGGACGTCCCGGTGGCCCGCGTGCCACGGACCGGGACACAGCGGATCTGCATCAACTCTTTGCTGATGTTGTGATCTTCACCAGGGACGAGCGAAGTCTGACCATGCGTGTGGGCAGGCAGGAGATGTCCTACGGCTCTGAGCGTCTGATCAGTGTCCGCGAGGGAACCAACAGCCGGCGGGCTTTTGACGCCATACGGCTTCTCTACCGGCAGGGTGAAAGCAGTGTGGATCTCTTCTTCTCCAGTCCCGTTGAAGTGGATCCCGGGGCCTTCGATGACCAGCACATTCGCGATCTCTGGTTCTGGGGCGCATACGCTACGATGCCCTTCCCTTCATTGTCCGGCATCAAGCTCGACCTGTATTATCTGGGGGTGGACAACCCGCGAGCCAGATTCAGCCAAGGCTCCGGCCGGGAGGAAAGACACACGCTGGGCGCGCGTTTTTTCGGGACCCGGGGACGATGGGATTTCAACCATGAGGCCCTCTACCAGTTTGGCAGGTTCGCAGAGGGTGACATTACTGCATGGTCCGTGGCCACGGACCATGGATACACGTTGTCTCATCTCTGGGGCCGACCGCGCCTTGGATTGAAGGCCGCGATTGCGTCAGGTGACCGCGATCGGGCCAGTCGTGATTTACAGACGCTCAATCCTCTGTTTCCCCGTGGCAACTACTTCACGGAGGCGTCCCTGCTCGGACCGCAGAACTTCATTGACCTGCACCCCTGTCTCCGGCTTCAACCCGCGCGGAACTGGACGGTGGATCTCGGAAGTGATTTCTATTGGAGGGAGAGCAGGGAGGATGGGATCTACACCCCAGGTGGGGGAGTCATCTATGAGGGGAATCCCTCGTTTTCACGATTTGTAGGTACAGACCTCTCGCTCGCGGTGACCTGGCAGGCCACCCGCCATGTCCAGGTGGCGGCCGCCTACACCCACTTTTTTGCGGGTAGCTTCATTCGAGAAAACGGAGGGGAGGACGTCGACTTTGGAATGATCTCCGTGAGCGTAAAGTTTTGA
- a CDS encoding hydrolase, translating to MSAPANFNGTKPVIDAANAAMLLIDHQSGLFQTVKDMPMTELRANATTLAKIATLANMPVITTASVPQGPNGPLIPEIHKYAPHAKYVARRGEINAWDNPDFVAAVKATGRKQLIIAGTITSVCMAFPAIAAVHEGYQVFTVVDASGTYSKMAQEITLARVVQAGVVPMDTAAVCSEIQKSWNRPDAQQWAEAYSAVFPPYQLLIESYLKAQDVTKKGEVLDSQR from the coding sequence ATGAGTGCTCCGGCAAACTTCAATGGTACCAAGCCGGTCATCGATGCAGCCAACGCAGCCATGTTGCTCATCGATCACCAGAGCGGTCTCTTCCAGACTGTCAAGGACATGCCCATGACAGAATTGCGTGCCAATGCCACCACGCTGGCAAAAATCGCCACCCTGGCGAACATGCCCGTCATCACGACGGCCTCAGTGCCACAGGGGCCCAATGGACCCTTGATTCCCGAGATCCACAAGTATGCGCCTCATGCGAAATACGTGGCCAGACGTGGAGAAATCAACGCATGGGACAACCCGGACTTTGTCGCTGCGGTCAAGGCTACGGGTCGCAAGCAACTCATCATCGCGGGTACGATCACCAGTGTGTGCATGGCCTTCCCTGCCATCGCGGCAGTGCATGAAGGGTATCAGGTTTTTACTGTTGTGGATGCCTCCGGCACCTACTCAAAGATGGCCCAGGAAATCACCCTCGCCAGGGTGGTGCAGGCGGGGGTGGTGCCGATGGATACCGCAGCGGTGTGCTCGGAAATCCAGAAGAGCTGGAACCGTCCTGACGCTCAACAGTGGGCCGAGGCGTACAGTGCAGTCTTCCCGCCGTACCAGCTGCTGATCGAGAGCTACCTGAAGGCACAAGATGTGACGAAGAAGGGTGAGGTTCTCGACTCACAGCGCTGA
- the ycaC gene encoding isochorismate family cysteine hydrolase YcaC, with protein sequence MSQFKYNRLDKANVAVLLVDHQTGLTNLVQDFSPDDFKNGVLAMADIAEYFKLPTILTTSFEDGPNGPLVPELKEKFPKAPYIARPGNINAWDNEDFVKAVKATGKKQLLIAGIVTEVCVAFPALSALEEGYEVFVVADASGTFNQTTREAAWLRMQRAGAQMMTWFGVACELHRDWRNDIEGLATLFSNHLPSYRCLMQSYDAGRKAGKR encoded by the coding sequence ATGAGCCAATTCAAATACAACCGCCTTGATAAAGCCAACGTTGCCGTCCTGCTGGTGGATCACCAGACGGGCCTCACCAATCTCGTCCAGGATTTTTCTCCGGATGATTTCAAAAACGGGGTGCTCGCGATGGCCGATATCGCCGAGTACTTCAAGCTTCCGACCATCCTCACGACCAGCTTTGAGGATGGCCCCAATGGTCCGCTGGTGCCTGAGCTCAAGGAGAAGTTCCCCAAGGCGCCCTACATCGCCCGGCCGGGCAACATCAATGCCTGGGACAACGAGGACTTCGTCAAAGCGGTGAAGGCCACGGGGAAAAAGCAATTGCTGATCGCCGGTATTGTGACTGAAGTTTGTGTGGCTTTCCCCGCGTTGTCCGCGTTGGAGGAGGGGTATGAGGTCTTCGTGGTCGCGGATGCGTCAGGCACTTTCAACCAGACCACCCGAGAGGCAGCGTGGCTGCGCATGCAGAGAGCAGGGGCACAAATGATGACATGGTTTGGCGTTGCGTGTGAATTGCACCGAGACTGGCGCAACGACATCGAGGGGCTTGCGACGCTCTTCTCGAACCATCTGCCGAGCTATCGCTGCCTCATGCAGAGCTATGACGCAGGCAGGAAAGCGGGCAAACGCTGA
- a CDS encoding LysR family transcriptional regulator, whose translation MLTPMELRHLKYFVAVAQEENITRAAAKLHVAQPALSRQIRDLELELGVPLFEHNARSVRLTEAGRVFLKNARSTLKQAELATQSVREFAMGHQGEIHIGYAASLTVELLPRAIKLFQEKHPRVHVQIHDLSTEGMLAGLRDGTLHAALLVRPSTPALGGLIYEEAIYFRPGVALPTSHPLGGLDSILPVHLAGESILAYSQSDYPEYHVWLKGILKKVRPSPKIVAEYDSSTSLIAAVESGCGIALVQVGFEKLAGARLNTRPLDAPNSGFSFGVAWRKDDASEATRFFVESIQARC comes from the coding sequence ATGCTGACCCCGATGGAACTGCGGCATCTTAAATACTTTGTGGCCGTCGCTCAGGAGGAAAACATCACTCGCGCGGCAGCAAAGTTGCACGTGGCACAGCCCGCCCTCAGCAGGCAGATTCGCGATCTCGAACTTGAGCTGGGGGTGCCGCTTTTCGAACACAACGCGCGCTCAGTCCGGCTGACCGAAGCGGGCCGCGTCTTTCTGAAAAACGCCAGATCGACCCTCAAACAAGCAGAGCTGGCCACGCAATCTGTCCGGGAGTTTGCGATGGGACACCAGGGAGAAATCCACATTGGCTACGCAGCTTCTCTGACCGTGGAACTCCTTCCGCGCGCCATCAAACTCTTCCAGGAGAAGCATCCCCGGGTCCATGTGCAGATCCATGACCTGTCCACAGAAGGCATGCTTGCAGGCTTGCGGGATGGCACCCTTCATGCCGCGCTTCTGGTGCGCCCCTCCACGCCCGCATTGGGTGGGCTGATTTATGAGGAGGCCATCTATTTCCGTCCTGGCGTGGCCCTGCCTACTTCCCATCCCCTCGGTGGTCTGGACTCCATTCTCCCCGTCCATTTGGCCGGGGAAAGCATCCTCGCCTACAGCCAATCCGACTATCCCGAATATCACGTATGGCTGAAGGGGATCCTCAAGAAGGTCCGCCCCTCGCCGAAAATCGTGGCCGAATACGACAGCTCCACAAGCCTGATCGCTGCAGTCGAATCCGGCTGCGGCATTGCCCTCGTGCAGGTAGGTTTTGAAAAACTCGCTGGAGCACGACTCAACACCCGGCCTCTCGATGCCCCGAACTCCGGTTTCTCTTTCGGAGTCGCCTGGCGCAAAGATGATGCTTCGGAAGCCACCCGGTTTTTTGTAGAGTCCATCCAAGCCCGTTGCTGA
- a CDS encoding prenyltransferase/squalene oxidase repeat-containing protein: MASPRSFRLEMLQVARLAPKLLGESASLVEKFLLSQVTAEGGFADRQGKPDLYYTVFGLESLLALRIEAPKATVSAYLRSFGAGEGLDFVHACSLARCHANLGGDFISDEQKHRLADLIETYRTSEGGYHGTPGKAAGSAYGGLLAWGAYNDLGLPMPQEDRLGEALAALALPDGSFANEPGMREGTTTTTAAAVTLARHLSFPLPSGTGDWILKQLHPSGGFLATPRAPLPDLLSTATALHALDGLQIPFGHVRELCLDFVDSLWTAEGGFYGHWADDHLDAEYTSYGLLALGHLGS, from the coding sequence ATGGCTTCCCCGCGCAGTTTCCGTCTTGAAATGCTCCAGGTAGCGCGGCTCGCGCCCAAGTTGCTGGGGGAGTCCGCGTCGCTGGTGGAGAAGTTCCTTCTTTCGCAAGTGACAGCAGAAGGCGGGTTCGCAGATCGGCAGGGGAAACCGGACCTGTATTACACGGTGTTTGGTCTCGAGTCTTTGCTCGCCCTCCGGATTGAGGCACCCAAGGCAACGGTGTCTGCCTATCTGCGCAGTTTTGGCGCAGGTGAGGGACTGGATTTTGTCCACGCATGCTCCCTGGCGCGGTGTCATGCAAACCTCGGTGGAGATTTCATTTCCGACGAGCAGAAGCACCGGCTGGCAGATCTCATCGAGACGTACCGCACATCGGAAGGCGGTTACCATGGCACACCGGGCAAAGCCGCTGGCTCAGCCTATGGTGGCCTGCTCGCATGGGGCGCCTACAATGATCTGGGACTTCCCATGCCGCAGGAAGATCGCTTGGGGGAAGCGCTCGCAGCGCTGGCGCTTCCCGATGGCTCCTTTGCCAACGAGCCCGGCATGCGTGAAGGTACCACCACCACTACCGCCGCCGCAGTCACGCTCGCACGGCACCTTTCCTTCCCCCTGCCTTCAGGAACCGGCGACTGGATTTTGAAGCAACTGCATCCCAGCGGCGGCTTTCTCGCGACTCCACGAGCCCCTCTCCCGGACCTGCTCAGCACCGCTACCGCCCTCCATGCGCTGGACGGCCTGCAGATCCCATTCGGACACGTTCGCGAACTCTGCCTCGACTTTGTCGACAGCCTCTGGACTGCCGAAGGAGGATTCTACGGCCATTGGGCAGACGATCACCTCGATGCCGAATACACCAGCTATGGACTGCTGGCGTTGGGTCACTTGGGTTCGTAG
- a CDS encoding GTP-binding protein, translating into MAVIHEDRRTVSFKIVYCGTPIGGKTTNLQHIHKCLDPASRGELVSLSTAADRTLFFDFLAVEAPIMNGYTAKFQLYTVPGQVVYNATYQLVMRQADGLVFVADSQLDRMADNLKSWEIFHANLRGNEQSLDRIPLVLQYNKRDLPNAAPVEYLDYLLNNGQRRHYSFEANAARGHNVLSTLNAISHEVLTRFSQCMTENTYEGEQQQQQQPVAAEQVSNGPDSYMARRQATLARRY; encoded by the coding sequence ATGGCCGTCATTCACGAAGACCGGCGCACGGTCAGTTTCAAAATTGTCTATTGTGGCACGCCCATCGGCGGAAAGACCACAAACCTCCAGCACATTCACAAGTGCCTGGACCCCGCCTCACGTGGGGAACTGGTGAGCCTGTCCACCGCGGCGGATCGTACACTCTTCTTCGACTTCCTTGCGGTGGAGGCGCCCATCATGAATGGATACACCGCGAAGTTCCAGCTCTACACGGTGCCCGGTCAGGTGGTGTACAATGCCACCTACCAGCTCGTCATGCGCCAGGCCGATGGCCTTGTGTTCGTCGCCGATTCCCAGCTCGATCGCATGGCGGACAACCTGAAGTCCTGGGAGATCTTCCACGCGAACCTGCGTGGCAACGAGCAATCACTCGACCGGATCCCGCTCGTACTGCAGTACAACAAGCGGGATCTTCCGAACGCCGCTCCCGTAGAGTACCTGGACTACCTGCTGAACAACGGCCAGCGCCGACACTACAGCTTCGAAGCGAATGCCGCCCGCGGCCACAACGTGCTCTCCACGCTCAATGCCATCTCCCATGAGGTGCTCACCCGGTTCTCCCAGTGCATGACAGAGAACACGTATGAAGGCGAGCAACAACAACAGCAACAGCCCGTGGCCGCGGAGCAGGTCTCCAATGGGCCGGACAGCTACATGGCCCGCAGGCAGGCGACGCTGGCGAGAAGGTATTGA
- a CDS encoding RNA polymerase sigma factor: MSDNYPTSSFPSTTTGRGQHDPNFVTRWDVVNRAKDGADSKEGLSALEEICRIYRHPIYVALRFKHGYEHHDAEDIAQSFITWLIHGGYLRRADPEKGRFRSFLLSYLDNYVSNHRRKQQAQKRGGRIIHVAAEFPSETNRTAVEPKDENTPDKEFDRAWTVATFREALDRLRAKFVAENRGEEFETLQEFLLRKRGEGESYSTAAAKLGITEVNMRQRVSRFGRKFRQTLEEVIKPMVAEKELDDELSYLWRCFEK, from the coding sequence ATGAGCGACAACTATCCGACCTCATCGTTCCCCAGCACGACCACAGGGCGAGGACAGCATGACCCCAATTTCGTCACACGCTGGGACGTCGTGAACCGCGCCAAGGATGGGGCTGACAGCAAGGAGGGCCTGAGCGCGCTGGAAGAGATCTGCCGCATCTATCGCCACCCCATCTACGTCGCTCTGCGCTTCAAGCATGGCTACGAGCACCACGATGCGGAGGACATCGCGCAATCCTTCATCACCTGGCTGATCCACGGGGGATACCTGCGCCGTGCAGATCCAGAGAAGGGGCGCTTCCGCTCCTTCCTGCTGAGCTATCTGGACAACTACGTCTCCAACCACCGCCGCAAGCAGCAGGCACAGAAGCGCGGTGGCCGCATCATCCACGTGGCCGCAGAATTCCCCAGCGAGACAAATCGCACCGCAGTGGAACCGAAGGACGAGAACACGCCGGACAAGGAATTCGACCGCGCATGGACGGTAGCAACCTTCCGTGAAGCGCTCGATCGTCTGCGCGCGAAGTTCGTGGCGGAGAATCGCGGTGAAGAATTCGAGACGCTGCAGGAGTTCCTTCTGCGCAAGCGTGGCGAAGGTGAAAGCTACAGCACCGCCGCTGCCAAGCTCGGCATCACGGAGGTGAACATGCGCCAGCGCGTGTCCCGTTTCGGCAGGAAGTTCCGCCAGACCCTCGAAGAGGTGATCAAGCCGATGGTGGCCGAGAAGGAACTCGATGACGAGCTCAGCTACCTGTGGCGCTGCTTTGAGAAGTAG
- a CDS encoding S1C family serine protease — MPLKLHLCLLLTCLTVNSSAVLAKEIKLEDLLNVQRQVQAQFDRARQAVVTVQCGGGTGSGVIVSPSGLILTAAHVTDGGKKKANIVLHDGRTVEATSLGVDTATDAGMLQLPPPAKAWPYAALARDVRELKIGQWCFAIGNPGGWDAARGPVLRIGKLVKISANTLQSDCVLMGGDSGGGLFNLNGEVIGIHSRIWTGRDQNLHVSMAPFLRSWDMMKKGESVTLWEQGNGGWMGIYTEGTDAGLTVRKVAPDSPGAKAGLKEGDIILSVNNKKMAARPEFREAIRARRTGELVTLKVKSGTVERLIEVKLGKQPQE, encoded by the coding sequence ATGCCCCTGAAATTGCATCTCTGCCTTCTGCTCACCTGCCTGACGGTGAATTCTTCCGCGGTACTGGCAAAGGAAATCAAGCTGGAGGACCTGCTGAACGTACAGCGCCAGGTACAGGCTCAGTTTGACCGGGCCCGTCAGGCCGTCGTCACCGTTCAGTGCGGTGGCGGCACCGGCAGTGGGGTGATTGTGAGCCCCAGCGGTCTCATCCTTACCGCAGCACACGTGACGGATGGGGGAAAGAAGAAGGCAAACATCGTGCTGCATGATGGCCGCACGGTGGAGGCCACCAGCCTGGGTGTGGACACTGCCACGGACGCCGGCATGCTCCAGCTCCCCCCACCCGCAAAGGCCTGGCCCTACGCCGCGCTGGCCCGCGATGTCCGTGAGCTGAAGATTGGGCAGTGGTGCTTCGCCATCGGCAACCCCGGCGGTTGGGATGCCGCTCGCGGCCCGGTCCTTCGCATTGGCAAGCTGGTGAAGATCTCCGCCAATACCCTGCAGAGTGACTGTGTGCTCATGGGGGGCGACAGTGGAGGCGGCCTCTTCAATTTGAATGGCGAGGTCATCGGCATCCACAGCCGCATCTGGACAGGCAGGGATCAAAATCTGCACGTGAGCATGGCCCCCTTTCTGCGCTCATGGGATATGATGAAGAAGGGCGAGTCCGTCACGCTTTGGGAGCAGGGCAACGGCGGATGGATGGGCATCTACACGGAAGGCACGGACGCAGGCCTCACCGTGCGCAAGGTGGCGCCAGACTCCCCCGGGGCGAAAGCGGGACTCAAGGAAGGCGATATCATTCTCAGTGTAAACAACAAGAAGATGGCAGCGCGCCCGGAATTCCGGGAAGCCATCCGGGCCCGACGCACCGGCGAACTGGTGACACTCAAGGTGAAGTCAGGAACCGTGGAACGTCTCATCGAAGTGAAGCTGGGAAAGCAACCCCAGGAATGA
- a CDS encoding S1C family serine protease, which produces MNPILPALPATRSALFCLALGALLTASPALPAADPWVLTDEDRTNGSATLEALGSVREGATSGTVRIGATDKESVPGVVVSQDGYVITAASEAAQRKPLRAHLADGSSVDVRVVKEDDTLNVVLLKMEDSALPPVKWGESMSLKIGQWLFSMTGRSKEIRMGVMSARRRAIPDSGAVLGVRFGVDDAEVGVIIEEVADDSPADRAGLKDDDVVMAVNGEKVFRNENVARIISAHRPGDVVKVLYSRKGAESECEVKLASKKHVIMNWLGEDFANHGVSLRTDNFPEVIQHDQPLQPEDIGGALFDLEGRAVALNIARVDRVTNYALPVETFLPQVTKWMEEDRKKNGTKNTADAGE; this is translated from the coding sequence GTGAACCCCATCCTCCCAGCCCTTCCCGCAACGCGCAGCGCCCTCTTCTGTCTGGCGCTCGGTGCCCTGCTGACTGCATCTCCCGCGCTCCCGGCAGCAGATCCATGGGTGCTGACGGATGAAGATCGCACCAACGGCAGTGCCACTCTGGAGGCCCTCGGCAGCGTTCGCGAAGGCGCCACCTCCGGCACGGTCCGCATCGGCGCCACAGACAAGGAATCCGTGCCTGGAGTGGTTGTTTCACAGGACGGCTATGTCATCACTGCCGCCAGTGAGGCGGCGCAACGCAAACCCTTGCGCGCTCACCTGGCCGATGGATCCTCCGTCGACGTACGAGTGGTAAAAGAGGATGACACCCTCAATGTGGTCCTCCTGAAAATGGAAGACTCCGCTCTGCCGCCCGTGAAATGGGGGGAATCCATGTCGCTCAAGATCGGGCAGTGGCTTTTCTCCATGACAGGCCGCTCGAAAGAGATCCGCATGGGCGTGATGAGTGCCCGCCGGCGCGCCATTCCGGATTCCGGTGCGGTGCTCGGGGTGCGCTTCGGGGTGGACGACGCCGAGGTCGGCGTCATCATCGAGGAGGTCGCGGACGACAGCCCTGCAGACAGGGCAGGGCTCAAAGATGATGATGTGGTGATGGCGGTGAACGGGGAGAAAGTCTTCCGCAATGAAAACGTCGCCCGCATCATCTCCGCCCACCGCCCGGGTGATGTGGTGAAGGTCCTCTACTCCCGGAAAGGAGCCGAGTCTGAATGCGAGGTGAAGCTCGCCAGCAAGAAGCACGTGATCATGAACTGGCTGGGCGAGGACTTCGCCAACCACGGTGTGTCCCTGCGCACCGACAACTTCCCCGAAGTGATCCAGCACGACCAACCGCTGCAGCCAGAGGACATCGGTGGGGCGCTCTTTGATCTCGAAGGCCGTGCCGTGGCCCTCAACATTGCACGGGTGGATCGGGTGACGAACTATGCCCTGCCCGTCGAGACTTTCCTCCCCCAGGTCACCAAGTGGATGGAGGAAGATCGCAAGAAGAACGGCACCAAAAACACAGCCGACGCCGGGGAGTGA
- a CDS encoding aminopeptidase P N-terminal domain-containing protein: MRYRPLPSSLFADARKRLRKKLKPGAVVIVHANDIYPTSADGTMPFVQSSDLFYLTGVDQEETVLILFPDAPDEKQREMLFVRETNEHIAIWEGEKLTKQQAAERTGIPVKSIHWLDRFNDVFRHVMCQAENVYLNSNEHLRAAVDVETREMRFTRRCQHEFPLHHYHRLAPILHELRVIKSPDEVKVIRQAIDITGSAFQRLLHFVKPGVMEYEVEAELIHEFIRKGGQGHAFSPIIASGKNACALHYNTNDSQCQDGDLLLTDFGARYGNYNADLTRTIPVSGTFTKWQRSVYNAVLKVQREAMKMLKPGVLLKEYQEKVGAVTEEELLKLKLLTKKEVKEALEKDPEKPAYKKYFMHGTSHHLGLDVHDVGSSWRRIEPGMVFTVEPGLYIREQGIGIRLENDVLITKKGAVDLMDHIPIEADDIEAGMASASKKK, translated from the coding sequence ATGCGCTATCGTCCGCTTCCCTCTTCCTTGTTTGCCGATGCCCGCAAACGGCTGCGCAAAAAACTGAAGCCCGGTGCGGTGGTCATCGTCCACGCGAATGACATCTACCCCACCAGCGCGGATGGCACGATGCCCTTCGTGCAAAGCAGCGACCTCTTCTACCTCACCGGCGTGGATCAGGAGGAGACGGTGCTCATCCTCTTTCCCGATGCCCCGGATGAAAAGCAGCGGGAGATGCTCTTTGTCCGCGAGACGAATGAGCACATCGCGATCTGGGAAGGTGAGAAGCTGACGAAGCAGCAGGCAGCGGAACGCACCGGTATTCCCGTGAAGTCCATCCATTGGCTGGACCGTTTCAACGATGTCTTCCGCCACGTGATGTGCCAGGCGGAGAACGTGTACCTCAACAGCAACGAGCATCTCCGTGCTGCGGTGGATGTGGAAACGCGGGAGATGCGCTTCACGCGGCGGTGCCAGCACGAGTTCCCCCTGCATCACTACCACCGTCTCGCGCCTATCCTGCACGAATTGCGCGTCATCAAGAGTCCCGATGAAGTGAAGGTCATCAGGCAGGCCATCGACATCACCGGTTCCGCTTTTCAACGGCTGCTTCACTTCGTGAAGCCCGGAGTGATGGAGTATGAGGTCGAGGCGGAGCTCATTCACGAGTTCATCCGCAAGGGTGGACAGGGCCATGCCTTCTCCCCCATCATCGCCAGTGGGAAGAATGCCTGTGCCTTGCACTACAACACGAACGATTCCCAATGCCAGGACGGCGACCTGCTGCTCACCGACTTCGGCGCACGCTATGGCAACTACAATGCGGACCTGACACGCACCATCCCGGTGAGTGGCACCTTCACCAAGTGGCAGCGCTCCGTGTACAATGCGGTGCTCAAGGTCCAGCGTGAGGCCATGAAAATGCTGAAGCCCGGGGTACTGCTCAAGGAATATCAGGAGAAGGTGGGTGCTGTCACGGAAGAGGAGCTTCTCAAGCTCAAGCTTCTCACCAAGAAGGAAGTGAAAGAGGCGCTGGAGAAGGATCCGGAGAAGCCCGCCTACAAGAAGTACTTCATGCACGGCACGAGCCACCACCTGGGCCTGGATGTGCACGATGTGGGAAGCTCCTGGCGACGCATCGAGCCCGGCATGGTCTTCACCGTCGAGCCGGGACTCTATATCCGTGAGCAGGGCATTGGCATCCGATTGGAGAATGATGTGCTCATCACCAAGAAGGGTGCGGTGGATCTCATGGACCACATCCCCATTGAGGCAGATGACATCGAGGCAGGAATGGCTTCTGCGAGCAAGAAGAAGTAG